In the genome of Carassius gibelio isolate Cgi1373 ecotype wild population from Czech Republic chromosome A25, carGib1.2-hapl.c, whole genome shotgun sequence, the window GACCTGGATAGCCTACGCAGCCCTAGCATCATAGGTATTTGTTAAGTGAAGAATGTTGTGTTTACTTAATATGTCAAATATGCTTTGCTCCTACAGTACCTAACGTACAGTGAAACTATAAAGATATACTTCCTGCTCTGCAGCTATCACACCTGTTTAACTAATCTAAAGTGATTTTGTTAAaacttttttcatatatatatatatataaattatcaaaCAATAAAAAGCACCATAGTTTATTCACATATGCAACATTTGAACTTGACTTTGTATTTAGGCTGACAACACCATACACGTACAGTATAGAAtgtatctatatttttttttaattcctcatGACAAATGATTTGAGCACTAAACAGGTGAAACCTGTGCAGAGAAATGTAAGTTTCCTGTAAATGTCTCAAACCACTGAGAGGGGTTTTCCCTGCACGTTAGACTCAATGGCATTAACCCACTATGCAAATATTAACAGCAGCAGCACCAGGCCGACTTATTTCCTGGTCCAGAAACTTTGGAAAAgtgaaaaagtgtttattattcgtaagcaaaacaaaaaatgatAGAACTAAATTTATCAAGTTATTTCTTCTAAAGGCTATAAAAGTGTAATGTGAATGTTAAACAGAcaataatgttaatgaaaatgtttgCCTTTTGTATTGTTATTCTTTTGCTAGACACCCAAACAGTGTATGAAAGTAACCATAATACACTTTAAAAACCTTTATTAAGTGTGAGTCACAAATGTTTGAGACAGTCACAAAGGTTGTAGTTCACACAGACAAACTCAGTCCAGTAAGTAAATGGTGTGAATTCGCACCCAATTGGAGATTTTATGGTACTACTGTTTAAacgaaataaagaaaataaagtaatCAGATTGACATTGGCAGTGAAGAGAGAAAAACTGAGTGTGAATCAGTTTCTGTCCTcgaaaacaacagatttgagaGGACAAGGggtgttatttcatttatttatataactatTAAAGCATCATTTATTCAAGATGACTCAAATATGTTCGCAGAAACGTACCAACAAATGTAAAACACTGCAGTCCCATGGTGTCTGGCTCTtctgagatattttattttataaaatgttatatttcttCTGTTCATTATGTAAAATATCCTAATCTGTTTcacaactttattattttataaaggcAAGTGAAAGTATTTTGCTCTTCTATAAAATAAAGTTGGTTaatgttgcaattttttttttttctttttttttttttcttttttttttttgcaccacttTTGCTGAAAGTACATTTACATAGAAACCTTTCCCCATAATGTGGtgctaaagaaaaacaaatcaaattcaTCAATTACAAGGTTTCCATTGCCTCTTtaacatataaattatattctgaCAGACATTTTAAAGTACAGGAAATGCTGTTGATGTGTCATACACAACTGAAAAAAAACCCTTTGATAATTAGAGGGAACTTCCTCAAACgacaaaatatgaatgaatgatttGATCACTCTAAGATGTCCAGCTGTCACAGTTTAAACAACACTTTAATGTGGAATGAGGAAGTTTTTTGTCAAACCAGGCGAATTGGGGTATGTTGATGGGAAACATGACTTTGATATCCTTCTATTCGCTTCCTCAACTAACTGGCAATGTTACATAAAAAAGCATATTTCGTTTGAAGTATTTCAGAAATTTACCAGTGACAGTCAGGTCTAGAGATCTACGTTTGTGTTTCACACTCAACCACTAGAGTTCAGTGTAGAAACACTGTCATCAGAAAAATGCACAAGAATTACatcttaaattaaattgaaaagtcGTTTCCGTTTATTTGCATAACAACCTCCATCCACAGGGGATACATTTACAGTTTATGGTCATTGTAACCCTGTTCCACAATTCCTTGTAGTTTTATGTTGTGTAGAATATAAAAATGTCCCAACAAGCTTTGCAGGAGCTTTTTAATATATCTAAATGTATCCTCAGAACCCCCATAGATTCAATCTATTCAAGTCTCAAAGAGAACAAAGACATAGGTGagttgttgtgatttatttgccAATGTTTCAACAAAACATTTCCTTAAAATATGAAGTTTTTTATGTAACTACTTTAAATATGAATGGAAACATGCAACTGGAATTCAAATAAATCAGGAAACTGTTGTAATATGTTTTGTTTCATGTTCCTCATGAAGTGCATTTTTCAGGTAACCTGGcaaacactttttaatgtgtttagcaACTATTGTCTTTAAGTGTCATCAAATATGGtctattttattcatattttaattatattatgttgtgtgtgtgcgtgtgtgtgtgtatataggcaagtaaatatatatatatatatatatatatatatatatatatatatatatatatatatatatatactcatagtggaacagtttttttaattcaaagtcACAATAACTAGAGGTATTATATAATGACATTATTAACAAGTTAAAACATtccatttacatacattttatgtatgtttgtttgtttgtttggaaaaacatgagaaaTTTGGTTTGCAAAAAGCCCATTTCTtgttatatatattctaaaatgccATTATGAAAAAGtgaatcaaataaacaaatacacattctGTCATCCACCCCAGATTTCTATTAAAATAGGTTTTATATCCTTCCTTTAAATTAAAAGGGCTGCAGTGTTGCAAACAAACAGTGAACAAATTAAAAATTCCTTCTTTTTCCTGTCTACAAAATTCACAGCCAGTTAGATTTATTCTTCATCAAAATTCACACttatttatttcaatgtgttATTGATACAGAACCCTGTAGCCTACTATTTTGCCTTTTCCATGCTTTGTCCCAGTAGATATTACCAAATAAAGGAGACGCCAAAATTAACAAGCATTATCAAGAATTGAGTAGCCTATCTCCTCATCCTCCACAGCTTGTATACCAAAACGTCCCGCCTCCTGTAACATGATTGGCCAGCGTCACTCCTTCTCGCAGTCTATGATTGGATCGCAGCCGCGCCAATCACAACAAACAATGCGCAGGCCTGAGATGGGACTTTATTGTAGTCTTCACCTATGGTCTTCACTACAAATCCCAGTATTCCAAAGTTTCTTTAATCGCATCACCCAGGAGCTAGTGGATCGCTCTGGGAAAGCTGGAGGATTGAAGCTGATTGTGTTTACATGATATTTGGCTCTTCCTGAATGCAGAAGGGTGGAACAGCGATGAAAATGGACTTAAATGTCATCATACAGAAGATGGAAACAGGCGATCAGGACGCCGCACTGACAGCTCTACAGACCTTTAATAAAGAGGTACATATTATGTTAGGTTATAAGACGATGGATGTAAATATTCTGGGAGGAAGTGACTGTTTTGTGCATATGGAAAGTGTTTCTTTTTTGATCCCATAAGAgtcatatatttttgtaaatattgcaTAGGCTATTTTAGAGTTTACTGCACTGTGACATTTGGTTGTTACAATGGTCCTCTGTTTTGTAaatattgcatgaaaaaaaacctTCGATGCGGAGCTTCCACCATGATCGGAATAAGGCGTTTCAAATTATGCAAATGCATATAAAGAAATTACACTAGTAAAGGACATTTACCCGTATAGACGTGGATGTTTATCAGGAACGTTATgtttttacataatattataaacaaataaataaaaatagaatagaatagaatattgaaaaaaaaagagaaatatcatATTCAAATgaagaacagaatagaataagtATAGCCTAAGGGTTTGTTcatgttgtcatttttattttgtcataatgACAAGCCATTACATAATTCTTTACAACGGCAAAATAGCTTGAAACGAAGCTGACATGCTCTGATGTCAACAGCAGTGCAGAGCTTTACTCGACtcctcttaaaataaataatccttTCAAGCAGTTTTCATAATTTTAAGTACTGTATTCTCTGATATTAGGCCCTTTGTGTACTGCTACTGGGGCCTTCCTTTTTAGATTGTATGCCTAAAATCCTAAAAACCAGAGAGGCCTTTAAAATCTTAACAATTGATAAATAGGTTAGTGGTAAATTTAAATCCGCctagaaaccaaaaaaaaaaaaaaaaaaggcaaagtcATATGAGTTAAAGAACTTTGTGTGACGTTGGTTAGATTAGGACTCAAGCTACATAAATAGATTTCTTAGGCTGATCCTGATACTCTGTGAGCCGGTATCACAGAGGTTCATGGGGTTAAGCGCTCTAATCATGATTTAGGACAGAACTGATGTGTCACTGATACATATCAAgagattataaattaaaatttccATTGAATTTACAAGCCtgtacagaaatataaaaatgttttgttattgctcatgaagatatattttgtcagttttttccCACTGCATTACATATGCtgtatgtttgaataaaaaaaaaaagtttaataatgtttataataataaacattaaaataaattcaaataaatgacgCTTAGGTTGATGTTTTgcttttgatttacatttttagatCCAACCTAAAACCCAAAaccccaaaaattaacatttgcagAAGATGTACTCACCCACAGGCCACCCAAGAtctagatgactttgtttcttcatcagaactgatTTTGGGAATTTAGCATTACGTCACTTACTCAGCCAAtagatcctttgcagtgaatgggtgccgtcagaatgagagtgcaaacagctgataaaaacatcacaataatccacaccaatcCAGCTCAATAAATAATGACTTGTGAATCGACAAGCTGCATTTTTGAACTCCAAACCATTGCTTCCATCTAAAATACGAGTTCTCTGTCCATAATATCACTTTCTCTAATGAAAAAgtagtcttgtctgaatcagaagagaaatatgcacagatcaagcaccttttacaaacaaaacagttcttaataaaatatgttggtgggttttgatgtgagaggacaacagggcaTGGATTTATTAGCTTGAGGATGCAttgttatggattatagacttgtATTTTGATCTGAAGCGGTGGTTTAAATTGCCTTGATGAATTTTTAtaatacaaacatgcagctttttgcttcacaagatgttaattgttggactggagtggtgtggattattgtgatctttttgtttggactctcattctgacggcacccattcaactGCAAAAAAAACCACTGATGAGCAAGCGATGTAATGCGACATGTCTCCAAATCTCGGCTGATTAgggaacaaactcatctacatcttggatgacctgatgGTGAATACATTCTTGGGTGGACTTTTCcttgaaagtatttttttgtatttattcataaatgtatgtgtttgtatttcacattctgttgtctttttctcttttaGAAATCACAGTGTTTTTCATTTACCTCTGGGgaggaggaagacagagaggTAAGCCTAACTCAATTTTAAAATGCAAGCAGTCAGCAATTCAGCCCTGAACAACAAGCTTTTTAATGCTTTGTCTAGCCATTTTAGAAACAATACTTTACGTATTcattagaaattaatatttaattgccAAATATCTTCAATTATCAGGTGATATCTATTGAATCATATTTAGCACTATTGTAATGTGTCCTTGCTTTACTTTTGGTGCTCGCCATTTCGGTAGGATGGACATTTGCAAGAAGAGGTATATGGGTAGCTAGATGTTTTAGATGTAGCGTAGCATTAGCATAGAACCCAAAGCCTATTTCTCATTCCTAATTGTCTAAGGCTAGACAAATCTGGTATTTTGACTTTACTGTATAACAAGAAGGTTTTATAGTATCACATGATGGGAACattacagaaatataaagaaattGCTTTAGGGCTTTGTAAGATGACACTGTGCTGAGATGGCTGGAGAATGTTTAATGGGAATCAACGTGGTTCAGAAACATGTCAAAAATGATTTCTTTGGCAGTGAAACAAATGAGATCTTTATCTGTGTGCTGTCTCATTCCATTTGCATTGTTTACACCAGTAATATTTTCCCATTTGAGTACATTGGTGACGCTGAAACTTGTGGTCGATCAATACAAGTCTTTAAATGGCCAATGCTAATatctagaccagtggttctcaaatctAATGGGTCACGACCAGAAAATGGCTCGTGGTCTTTTCTGGTGGGTTGAGGAAAGCAGAGAAAAATCAATGCTTCatgcaaacaataaaatattattcataaattcatttaaaaataggaTATCTTTTAAAAAGGAGGAGAGAATGCAAGATTTTTGTTGCAGACTTTTACCACTTTTCACTATCATCctgttattcttttttatttttttatttattttttgtttatttcagtgtTCAGTTCTATGGCCACTCTGGTCATCAGAGTTGCTTAAAATACTCGACTTTCAGCTTCAACAGCAATATACCACTTTACCAAAAGCACTACTACAGTAAATCACATTTGCACTGAGATGTATAGACCTTTTTTGATGCCAAGGACCCCCCAAAATAATGACCGCCTTGCAAAgaactctctttctctttatacTGTGTGAGGAAAATAGTAATTGTGATATTATAAAGACAATTTTTGTTgcaatttaaaaactaaataatatttaaattcataCTAAAGCCAAAAGAaaccattaaattaaaaataattacaaaatgtaaaactttttatGGTTCATCTGTATTTCCTTGGTGCTAactattattgtaaaatgtattttcacataGCGTCAATATTTTGGTAAATATGTAGTCAGGCAAATTTTagaatttctgtcattaattgtgAAAATTTGGTTTAGTACAGATACGTTTTTGTACTAATTTTTGCTTTTGCAAGGATGGGAACATTCTAGAagtttttataacattttgtaaaattcTAGTACTTTCTGGAGCATTCCAGAACATTGTGGGACTAGTCACAAAAGACAAAAATTATCTACATGTCTAAAGTTTTGCATAACGTTTTTATGATAAACTGTTGTTGTTAGCTCATGTAATTTATATGCATGAGTAATAACAGATTAGCTTGTATGTATAAGCAGATTTATTTACACCTTTTTTCTCTCCCAAATACTTTGCAATGTTTCTCTCCAGGGTTTGAAAACCCCTGGTATAGACTATAACACTATAATGCTGCTATTTTTGCTAATTTAATAATTATCATGTCATTAATACTAAAGGCGTAATCAATTATTAATGTGTTATGTGGTAAATATGTGTATAAATTCTAAATAATTATTAGTACATAATTATTTCCATagcattttacaataaaactgcGAGCCCCACTTTGGAAACCCCTGGTAAAAGCTCTAACCTTAATGCTGCTATATTTGGTTATCACCATGTGCTGTCACAGATAGGTTTCAAACAGATCTCATTTTGTTCATTGCTTGCCTGGGTTATGTAAGGACGTATCACAGTTGGACTCCAATTTGGTAACTGTAAATTCTAGAGCGAGACAGTTGAAGGTCTCGGCCGTGAAACACAGTCAGGGAGAATTCGAGGAGTTGTCACTCTTCCACCCGTGCGTGTATACGAGCTGTCTATGAATTATCCCTCTCAGAAACTCCAGGTGTCTATTTCTACAACACCCAGTGTGATTCATTAAATTACCTTGGGAAGAATGGGGAAAATGGACATGATGTTGTTATGTCGCTACTCTAGCATAAACAAGTCGCAAGCGCGATTCAAAGCTGAAATCTTTGAgttctgactcacagactgtaaGAACATTTTCCTATTTTAAGAGTTTGTCGCTGATGATTCAAAggcgagttttgagcagtagcacttgttgtttgtcgtttctccgatgtTTACCCAGCACAATACAATGCATCGCAATGCAACGCGTAAAAAGAGTATAAGTCAttgtaatcagtaattatgtccccattgGATGCAGCTAATGCCTCGTTTGTATGGgtcttattgtttttgtctcattgCGCAGgcacacggcatcacagtatgttaaggggcctaacctttccatcacacgcttgaggcatttggccaatcacaacatgctggatagctggccaatcagagcacgcctcgcttttcagaaccatgagctttgtaaaaattaatGCATTTCAGTAAGCCGTGGCATAGATGAGAAacaatatgtacagtatgtggaaaatatatatattttttttaccttaaactccataaacacattgcattacacaaaataatgttattttttgcagtgtcttatgacccctttaaatatgttgtatatttgtaatttttatgtatttctatATCTTTTTATATCTCTGTATTTATCTTATATTTAGTATCTAAAATATATACACCACCCTTCAAATGTGTGACTTCAgtctttttttgaaagaaagaaagaaagaaagaaagaaagaaatacttttttaattCAGCACGGaagcacttttaattattttatgtatttataatttctacacagacacacacatgtatgtatttatataataaaaaatgtaaattaataaaaaaaaaaatgtaaagtaatttttaagtactaaaaagaaaaaacattggtGCACAAATTTGATAATGTCCATTGTAAAATCTGACACAAATCTGACAACTTATCTCTCTCTTGCCTTTCAGCGTCTCGGCAAATTAGTGATGGGCTTCCTGGAGAGAGACCTCCAGCCGTCCTGTCAGCTGGCCTGCTTGGAAACCATCCGCATCCTGTCCCGTGACAAGAAAAGCCTGGCCCCCTTTGCCACCCGCCATGCCATGCAGATCCTGATCCGACATGCTGGCCTTGGTCAGGGTGAGGGCATCACACCCGAGATCCCAGACCTGGAAGTGATCGTGGAAGCCCTGAAGTGCTTGTGCAACATCGTGTTCAACAGCGAGGCGGCTCAGGAGGCGGGGGCGGAGCTCCAACTGATCGTGGGATTGGCAAAGAGGCTGAAACAGTGCCGTGAGCCACAGTGGAACCACGATGTGCGATTCTTCGACCTGCGTCTCACGTTCCTGATCACCGCCCTGCGTGTGGACATAAGAGCCCAGCTGGCACGAGAGCTGCGGGGTGTTAGTCTGCTGTCGGAGGCTCTGGATGCCACGCTCGGCCTCTGCTGGCCCGACACGTACGAGGTGGCACGTGCAGGCTTTGACGGCTGCTCAGAGCTGCCCCCGCTGGGGAGGCAGGAGACGGAGAGAGCCATGGAGATCCTGAAGATCCTCTTTAACGTCACCTTTGATTCCAACCGCCGTAAAGTGGATGAGGTGAGACAATGCAACCACATTCAGTTGTGTCAGGAAATATTTTGTGGGCAAACAGtgacagtgctgtgtgtgtgtgtgtctatatatatatatataagatattttaTGGCAAAACAATAAAAGTTATTGTATTCTAAAAGAAATTATTGCATTGtgatataattacaaaaaatacacTGAGGAGTAAGATGTGCTTAATTCTCATGAAAATAGTGCAACAGTGCAAAAAGTTCTATAATGGAATattataaagtataaatataaaacaaaccaaaaacaaaaaatgttattatGCTGACTTGGTAATCaagatatatttcatttattattcatgttCAATGCTAACAAATATGATGGccagttttataaataaatacagatttttttcattaaaaacaaaaaacattaatgcCATTATCTGTCTATTAAGACTTgcgataattttaataaataaataaaattaattaaatttcttaaaaattaagaaaataaaccaATACTGATATTTGGGGATTGTGCATTCCTTACTGTAgattgtaattttgttgtttgtttcttaatattgtgatattaagTAATTTTTCATTTTCTAATTTTCCCTTAATCCCACAGAAGTGTGTCAGTTTATTCCCGCATTTTGCTGAATACACACCTGCAGAAATTAGATCTGTTCTCTCAGTGTAAATAACAGTATTTAATTAGCGATGCGGATCTAATGTGGTTTCGTGGGACGTGCattgtgctggtgtgtgtgtgttgcaggaggaAGCAGCCACTTACAGACACCTGGGTGCCATACTGAGGCACTGCATCATGAGCACTTCAGAGGGAGAGGAGCGCACGGAGGAGATGcataggtacacacacacacactcacagagggGCAGAAGATATATAGATGAACAGAAGTTTTATTAAGGCAAGGATACAGTTTCtcaataatgcattaaatctcaCAACCAAATTATGTAAAATCGTTTGAGACAGTGAGACACTGGCACAGATTTCCACCATGTGTCTTGCTCTGATTTGTAGAGCAGATCCACAGGGATCTCAATCCCAATTAATTAGCTGATTTGTAAAAGGAAAGCAAATTTGATGTGAATTTGTTTTACAGCCACACGGTGAACCTTCTGGGGAACCTGCCGCTTCCGTGTCTTGACGTTCTGCTGATGCCTAAAGTCCAGCAGGGCTCTATCGAGTACATGGGCGTCAACATGGATGCCGTTAAGGTGCTGGTGGAGTTTTTGGAGAAAAGACTCGACCGGGTGAGCAACGGAATACTTCTGTTATGCAAAAGTGTACTgttaatatttcaaaacataatttaaaaaggttaaaacacaataaaacattccatagactgtataaagtaGTACATAGTGTCCATGACATCATCCATAAGTTTCTGAAGAACATTTTTGAAGCCCAAATTGGGCAGAGCTGGCCATCCCCAACTTGGTAGCGCGTCACCATGCATCACTCCTGGataattgaaaatgggcaaagaggcgGGGATGTGGGTGGAGCTAGTTGCTGAAACCACACCTACCTAGCTTGACTGTTGTGACAGCAGTGGCAGTCTACCTGTCATTAGCTATACAGACCAAAAACACATTACCAGGCtgcaaacagatttttttttctgctgtaaagttgggtaTTTTAACATGAGGCAACTATGGGATTGACTCCTTTTTGGAGCCAGTCTCtagtggccagtcgatgaattgcagttaaAGTCACTTCCATGTTGGTTTCAAGAAAATGACTGA includes:
- the LOC127946698 gene encoding synembryn-A-like — protein: MQKGGTAMKMDLNVIIQKMETGDQDAALTALQTFNKEKSQCFSFTSGEEEDREDGHLQEERLGKLVMGFLERDLQPSCQLACLETIRILSRDKKSLAPFATRHAMQILIRHAGLGQGEGITPEIPDLEVIVEALKCLCNIVFNSEAAQEAGAELQLIVGLAKRLKQCREPQWNHDVRFFDLRLTFLITALRVDIRAQLARELRGVSLLSEALDATLGLCWPDTYEVARAGFDGCSELPPLGRQETERAMEILKILFNVTFDSNRRKVDEEEAATYRHLGAILRHCIMSTSEGEERTEEMHSHTVNLLGNLPLPCLDVLLMPKVQQGSIEYMGVNMDAVKVLVEFLEKRLDRGNKLKETLLPSLNLLTESARIHRETRKFLRMKVLPPLRDVKNRPEVGNALRNKLVRLMTHIDTDVKHCAAEFLFVLCKESVSRFIKYTGYGNAAGLLAARGLLRGGRDPGHYSEDEDSDTEEYREAKPQYVIVRNHKILVRKKI